Proteins found in one Mucilaginibacter gracilis genomic segment:
- a CDS encoding patatin-like phospholipase family protein yields MKQLRLALLLLLTYFNASAQKVGVVFSGGGAKGLAHIGVLKALEENNIPVDYVVGTSMGGVVGAMYAAGYSPAQIEKIALGSNFQDWVSGKYDSKYRYFFQKKSESPSSFTLKLQIDTGFQAKFRSTIVGDIPLNFALIELYTQATVNAHNDFNKLFVPFRCIVADVFSQKAIDVDHGSLAEAIRGTITVPLVYRPIKVDGRYVFDGGLYNNFPVDVMKQDFKPDYIIGANVSSKTFTDYPKDDEKLMGRSLLYMFLSKSDSTSIGKNGIYIQPDLHEYSTTNFSPVAQMIKAGYDATIADMPRIKAHVTRRTDTAELEKRRTEFHQTESPIMFKNIIVTGVNYQQKRYIERIFHKDENQPVSLNDIKEGYYRLVTNDNFETIYPRIVYHAEDNSYDFAIDVKSSKNFKADIGGMVSSRPISTAYLGLQYDYVNRNSFTTALNLYSGRFYESVQATLRSDFPTRLPFYLEGEFTYNYWNYFNDNQISVERTNPLYISQSDRKVMLKAGIPVANNSKLEIQGGYINTGDEYSPNNTYQSGDTLDVSRFSAFKASISVEKNSLNRKQYASKGNHYYLGLQYFNGREYYQNGNILVGKTGYVPIAKFNTVRQWFTAKISQENYFYAKKHLSLGYLFEGVVSNKPLFRTYEESILSSPAFYPLQDSHTLILTNFRAPSYGAGGLKSVVTIEKNLEWRSEGYLFVPLHGIKRDNLQDASYTNILGVYKVAASTGLVYQTFLGPISLNFNYYDDEQKRYGVMFHAGFLIFNKRALE; encoded by the coding sequence ATGAAACAACTACGGCTTGCGCTTTTACTATTGTTAACTTATTTTAATGCCTCCGCCCAAAAGGTTGGAGTTGTTTTTAGTGGTGGCGGCGCCAAAGGGCTTGCCCACATTGGCGTTTTAAAGGCTCTGGAAGAAAACAATATTCCGGTAGACTACGTTGTTGGCACATCAATGGGTGGCGTGGTGGGCGCCATGTATGCCGCCGGTTATTCACCTGCTCAAATAGAGAAGATTGCGCTTGGTAGTAATTTTCAGGATTGGGTGAGTGGCAAATATGATAGCAAGTACAGGTATTTTTTTCAAAAAAAATCCGAAAGCCCTTCGTCGTTTACCTTAAAACTACAGATTGACACCGGGTTTCAGGCCAAATTCCGGTCTACCATTGTTGGTGATATACCTTTAAATTTTGCATTAATTGAGCTTTATACCCAAGCCACAGTAAATGCCCATAACGATTTTAATAAACTATTTGTGCCTTTTAGATGCATTGTTGCCGACGTGTTTTCGCAAAAAGCAATTGATGTTGACCACGGTAGCCTTGCCGAAGCTATACGCGGCACCATTACCGTTCCGTTAGTTTACAGGCCCATTAAAGTTGACGGGCGATATGTGTTTGACGGAGGACTATACAATAACTTCCCGGTAGATGTAATGAAGCAGGATTTTAAGCCCGATTATATCATCGGCGCCAATGTATCGTCAAAAACGTTTACCGACTACCCCAAGGATGATGAAAAACTGATGGGCAGATCATTACTCTACATGTTCCTTTCAAAATCCGACAGTACAAGTATTGGCAAAAACGGCATTTATATTCAGCCCGACCTGCACGAGTACAGCACTACTAATTTTTCGCCTGTAGCACAAATGATTAAAGCCGGATACGATGCCACCATTGCCGATATGCCCCGCATAAAAGCACATGTTACCCGCCGCACAGACACCGCAGAATTGGAAAAAAGGCGCACGGAATTTCATCAAACCGAAAGCCCAATAATGTTTAAAAACATTATTGTTACGGGCGTAAACTATCAGCAAAAACGGTACATCGAACGTATTTTCCATAAAGACGAAAACCAACCGGTTAGTTTGAATGATATTAAAGAAGGTTACTACCGGCTGGTTACCAATGATAATTTTGAAACCATTTACCCACGTATTGTTTACCATGCCGAAGATAACTCGTACGATTTCGCCATCGATGTAAAATCGAGCAAAAACTTCAAGGCCGATATTGGCGGTATGGTATCAAGCAGGCCAATAAGTACCGCTTACCTTGGCCTACAGTACGATTATGTGAACCGAAACTCGTTCACAACGGCTTTAAATTTATATTCGGGCAGGTTTTACGAATCGGTACAGGCAACCTTACGGTCTGATTTCCCCACCCGGCTACCTTTTTACCTCGAAGGGGAGTTTACCTACAACTACTGGAACTATTTTAACGATAACCAAATATCCGTTGAACGCACAAACCCTTTATATATATCGCAGTCGGATAGAAAAGTAATGCTTAAAGCCGGCATACCTGTAGCCAACAACAGCAAACTGGAAATACAGGGCGGCTACATTAACACCGGCGATGAATACAGCCCTAACAATACCTATCAAAGTGGCGACACATTGGATGTGAGCCGTTTTAGCGCCTTTAAAGCATCCATATCGGTAGAAAAAAACTCGCTTAACCGTAAGCAGTATGCAAGCAAGGGCAATCATTACTACCTTGGCTTGCAATATTTTAACGGACGCGAATATTACCAAAACGGTAATATTTTAGTAGGCAAAACGGGCTATGTACCTATAGCCAAGTTTAATACCGTAAGGCAATGGTTTACGGCCAAAATAAGCCAGGAAAACTATTTTTATGCAAAAAAGCACCTTAGCCTGGGTTATTTATTTGAAGGGGTGGTGAGCAATAAGCCGCTATTCCGCACTTATGAAGAATCCATTTTGAGTTCGCCTGCATTTTACCCTTTGCAAGATTCGCATACCCTAATTTTAACTAACTTTAGAGCACCGAGTTATGGCGCAGGCGGCTTAAAAAGCGTGGTAACCATTGAAAAAAACCTGGAATGGCGCAGCGAAGGCTATTTATTTGTACCGTTGCACGGCATTAAGCGCGATAATTTGCAAGATGCAAGTTATACCAATATACTTGGAGTATATAAAGTTGCAGCAAGCACAGGGCTTGTTTACCAAACTTTTTTGGGCCCTATAAGCCTTAACTTTAATTATTACGACGACGAACAAAAAAGGTATGGCGTAATGTTTCATGCCGGATTTTTAATTTTCAATAAACGAGCCTTAGAATGA
- a CDS encoding TspO/MBR family protein — translation MNTKQSGFGYWALLVSLLITLSIGGVASFFTIPQISTWYVYLNKPAFNPPNWLFGPVWTLLYIMMAIAAFLVWQKRDGNINYIKARNIYLRQLLFNFSWSIVFFGMHQILGALLIIALLLISIVFNIVYFGKISKVAAWLLVPYLLWVSFASILNFAIYILNK, via the coding sequence ATGAATACAAAACAATCAGGTTTCGGCTATTGGGCGTTGTTAGTTAGCTTATTAATAACGTTAAGTATTGGCGGGGTGGCCAGCTTTTTCACAATTCCACAAATTTCAACCTGGTATGTTTATTTAAATAAACCAGCGTTTAATCCACCAAACTGGTTGTTTGGCCCGGTATGGACATTGCTTTATATCATGATGGCTATTGCCGCATTCCTGGTATGGCAAAAACGAGACGGTAACATTAACTATATAAAGGCACGCAACATTTATTTGCGGCAATTACTGTTTAATTTTTCATGGTCGATAGTGTTTTTTGGAATGCACCAAATACTGGGAGCTTTGCTAATTATTGCCTTGCTTTTAATCAGTATTGTTTTCAATATTGTTTATTTTGGTAAAATAAGCAAAGTAGCCGCCTGGTTGTTGGTTCCTTATTTGTTGTGGGTAAGCTTTGCCAGCATATTAAACTTTGCTATTTACATACTAAACAAGTAA